A single genomic interval of Oleidesulfovibrio alaskensis DSM 16109 harbors:
- a CDS encoding beta-ketoacyl-ACP synthase III, with protein sequence MTTKSYILGFGSHAPERILTNTDMEAFVDTTDEWITTRTGIKQRHIAAEGETTSDLGAKAALQALANAGLHADALTHILVATCTPDAMCPSTACLIEHKLGVSGLMALDLNAACSGFLYALNMAQGIVALTPDAKVLVVAAEVLSRRINWNDRSTCVLFGDGAGAVIVGSHPNEGRAVEVADSLLSSDGALGDLLLISGGGTSVPYKHGQPVGDEFFVRMEGREIFKHAVRSMARVCEELLERNGIAREDVDMLLPHQANLRIIEAVGKKLGIPADKVFVNLQEYGNTSAASVPLALADADSKNLLPPGRTVLLTTFGGGFTWGAVLLRT encoded by the coding sequence ATGACCACAAAAAGCTACATTCTCGGATTCGGCTCCCACGCGCCGGAGCGGATTCTCACCAACACCGACATGGAAGCGTTCGTGGACACCACGGACGAGTGGATCACCACGCGGACCGGCATAAAGCAGCGCCACATAGCCGCCGAAGGCGAAACGACATCCGACCTTGGCGCAAAAGCCGCGCTGCAGGCTCTGGCAAATGCCGGACTGCATGCCGACGCACTGACCCACATTCTTGTGGCCACCTGTACCCCCGACGCCATGTGCCCCAGCACAGCCTGCCTCATCGAGCACAAGCTCGGTGTTTCCGGCCTGATGGCGCTCGATCTAAACGCCGCCTGTTCCGGCTTTCTGTACGCTCTCAACATGGCACAGGGCATCGTGGCTCTGACCCCCGACGCCAAGGTGCTTGTTGTGGCTGCAGAAGTGCTGAGCAGGCGCATCAACTGGAACGACCGCTCGACATGCGTTCTGTTCGGCGATGGCGCCGGCGCCGTCATCGTGGGCAGTCACCCCAACGAGGGACGTGCCGTGGAAGTGGCAGACAGCCTGCTTTCTTCAGACGGTGCGTTGGGTGATCTTCTGCTCATCAGCGGTGGCGGAACCAGCGTTCCCTACAAACACGGCCAGCCCGTGGGTGACGAATTTTTCGTCCGCATGGAAGGCCGTGAAATATTCAAACACGCCGTGCGCAGCATGGCACGCGTGTGCGAAGAACTGCTTGAGCGCAACGGCATAGCCCGCGAAGACGTGGATATGCTGCTGCCCCATCAGGCAAACCTGCGCATTATCGAAGCGGTGGGAAAAAAACTGGGTATCCCTGCCGATAAAGTATTTGTGAATCTTCAGGAATACGGCAACACTTCCGCTGCATCGGTGCCTCTGGCACTGGCCGATGCGGACAGTAAAAACCTGCTGCCCCCCGGGCGCACGGTACTGCTGACCACATTCGGAGGCGGATTCACATGGGGTGCAGTGCTGCTGCGCACCTGA
- the fabG gene encoding 3-oxoacyl-[acyl-carrier-protein] reductase: protein MSELISTALVTGGSRGIGKCIAETLAAQGFQVLLTYVSKPEEAETVAESIRTAGGQARALRLNVGDPEEVAAFFKNEVKDKVRLDVLVNNAGITKDGLLIRMKDEDFARVISVNLQGAFSCSREAAKIMSRQRCGRIINITSVVGQMGNAGQANYCSAKAGLIGLTKSAAKELAARNITVNAVAPGFIETDMTRALADNVREQYLSAIPLRRLGSAQDVADAVAFLASDKAGYITGQVIAVNGGLYT from the coding sequence ATGAGCGAACTTATCTCCACCGCACTGGTCACGGGCGGCTCACGCGGCATCGGCAAATGCATTGCCGAAACACTGGCCGCGCAAGGTTTTCAGGTACTGCTTACCTATGTGAGCAAACCTGAAGAAGCCGAAACCGTGGCCGAGTCCATCCGCACTGCGGGCGGACAGGCAAGGGCCCTTCGTCTGAATGTGGGCGACCCCGAAGAGGTGGCCGCATTCTTTAAAAACGAAGTGAAGGACAAAGTCCGGCTGGATGTGCTGGTGAACAACGCCGGCATAACCAAAGACGGGCTGCTCATACGCATGAAAGATGAGGACTTTGCACGGGTTATCAGTGTAAACCTGCAGGGCGCCTTTTCATGCAGCCGCGAAGCGGCCAAAATAATGAGCAGACAACGCTGCGGCCGCATCATCAACATCACCTCGGTGGTGGGCCAGATGGGCAACGCCGGACAAGCCAACTACTGCTCCGCCAAGGCCGGTCTTATAGGACTTACCAAGTCCGCCGCCAAGGAGCTTGCAGCGCGCAACATCACCGTAAACGCCGTGGCACCCGGTTTCATAGAGACCGACATGACCAGAGCGCTTGCCGACAATGTGCGCGAACAGTACCTTTCCGCCATTCCGCTGCGCCGTCTCGGCAGTGCACAGGATGTGGCGGATGCCGTGGCCTTTCTTGCTTCTGACAAGGCTGGCTACATTACCGGGCAGGTCATCGCCGTCAACGGCGGTCTGTACACCTAG
- the acpP gene encoding acyl carrier protein produces the protein MSVEEKVKKIIMDQLGVSAEEVKPEASFVEDLGADSLDLTELIMAMEEEFGTEIDDDDAQKILKVKDAIDYIAGKQ, from the coding sequence ATGTCCGTCGAAGAAAAAGTCAAAAAGATCATCATGGACCAGCTCGGCGTTTCCGCCGAAGAAGTAAAGCCCGAAGCTTCCTTTGTGGAAGATCTGGGTGCTGACTCCCTGGACCTGACCGAACTGATCATGGCCATGGAAGAAGAATTCGGTACCGAGATTGATGACGACGACGCTCAGAAAATTCTGAAAGTCAAAGACGCCATCGACTACATCGCTGGCAAGCAATAG
- the fabF gene encoding beta-ketoacyl-ACP synthase II has translation MTGKRVVVTGLAAITPLGNNVETSWENLIAGKSGIGPITRFDASEYTSRVAGEVKDLDLGEYIPPKQARRMDRFTQYAVACAKQLMKHAEYTVPEETAHRVACLLGVGLGGLETIEQFHTKLVEAGPNRISPFMIPQLISNMAPGQIAMEIGAKGGNVVMTSACASGTHAIGYAFTEVKVGRYDAVVTGGAESTITPMGVSGFTALRALSTASNDAPEKASRPFDANRDGFVIGEGAGLLLVESLESARARGATIYAEIVGFGSSDDAFHMTAPRDDAEGMARAMLMAIEEAGISPADVDCINAHGTSTQLNDKSETLALKKVFGDHASKLRISANKSQTGHLLGAAGGVEGVFSCLTLATGTVPGTANYETPDEDCDLNYMGGGSESYQAQYVLSNSFGFGGTNACMLFKRWEG, from the coding sequence ATGACTGGAAAACGAGTAGTAGTAACCGGACTTGCCGCAATAACCCCGCTTGGCAACAATGTTGAAACCAGCTGGGAAAATCTCATTGCCGGAAAGTCCGGAATCGGGCCCATCACCCGTTTTGATGCCAGCGAATATACATCCCGCGTGGCGGGCGAGGTAAAAGACCTCGACCTGGGCGAGTATATTCCCCCCAAACAGGCACGCCGCATGGACCGCTTTACGCAGTACGCGGTGGCCTGCGCCAAGCAACTCATGAAGCACGCAGAATACACCGTGCCCGAAGAAACGGCCCATCGCGTGGCCTGTCTTCTGGGTGTGGGGCTGGGCGGACTGGAAACCATCGAGCAGTTTCATACCAAACTGGTCGAAGCCGGTCCCAACCGCATCTCCCCCTTCATGATTCCCCAGCTTATCTCCAACATGGCCCCCGGCCAGATTGCCATGGAAATAGGCGCCAAAGGCGGCAACGTTGTGATGACCAGTGCATGCGCATCGGGCACCCACGCCATCGGCTATGCTTTTACCGAGGTAAAAGTGGGCCGCTACGACGCTGTGGTCACCGGCGGTGCCGAATCCACCATCACCCCCATGGGCGTGTCCGGGTTCACAGCACTGCGTGCGCTTTCCACCGCAAGCAACGATGCCCCCGAAAAGGCTTCGCGTCCCTTTGATGCCAACCGTGACGGCTTTGTCATCGGCGAAGGCGCAGGGCTGCTGCTGGTCGAATCGCTTGAGTCCGCCCGGGCCCGCGGGGCAACCATATACGCGGAAATCGTGGGCTTCGGCTCTTCGGACGACGCGTTTCATATGACCGCCCCCCGCGACGACGCCGAAGGCATGGCACGCGCCATGCTGATGGCCATTGAAGAAGCCGGCATCAGCCCCGCTGATGTGGACTGCATCAATGCCCACGGCACCTCGACACAGCTGAACGACAAGAGCGAAACACTGGCACTGAAAAAAGTGTTCGGCGACCACGCGTCCAAGCTGCGCATCAGCGCCAACAAATCGCAGACGGGCCACCTGCTGGGGGCCGCCGGCGGCGTGGAAGGCGTTTTCAGCTGTCTTACCCTTGCAACCGGCACCGTGCCCGGTACCGCAAACTATGAAACCCCCGACGAAGACTGCGACCTCAACTATATGGGTGGCGGTTCCGAGTCGTATCAGGCACAATACGTGCTGAGCAACTCCTTCGGCTTCGGCGGCACCAACGCGTGCATGCTGTTCAAGCGCTGGGAAGGCTAA